The following proteins come from a genomic window of Pyxidicoccus sp. MSG2:
- a CDS encoding YciI family protein translates to MKYMLMMNHPGKGPYQISSWSQADFKAHIEFMKSFARKLGAAGELVAAEGLAGPDQAKIIRAGNDGKPITDGVFAESKEFLVGYWIVDVESTERAYAIAAEASAAPGPGGKPINMAIEVRQVMSAPQV, encoded by the coding sequence ATGAAGTACATGCTGATGATGAACCACCCGGGCAAGGGGCCGTACCAGATCTCCAGCTGGTCGCAGGCTGACTTCAAGGCGCATATCGAGTTCATGAAGAGCTTCGCCAGGAAGCTTGGCGCGGCGGGCGAGCTGGTGGCCGCCGAGGGCCTGGCCGGGCCCGACCAGGCGAAGATCATCCGCGCGGGGAACGACGGCAAGCCCATCACCGACGGCGTGTTCGCCGAGTCGAAGGAGTTCCTCGTCGGCTACTGGATCGTGGACGTCGAGAGCACCGAGCGCGCCTACGCCATCGCCGCCGAGGCGTCCGCCGCGCCCGGCCCTGGCGGCAAGCCGATCAACATGGCCATCGAGGTGCGGCAGGTGATGAGCGCGCCGCAAGTCTGA
- a CDS encoding cation:proton antiporter: protein MKGAVIRLGLLVVLLAIISRAQVLRADAGTPVTLAAGALLLCGLFAGKVAKGLGLPRLTGYLLVGVAVGPYALGFIPNAGVKGLELVKGLAVSLIALVAGTELRLGLIRRVGTRVALLCAGVCGLTFVVCFGATFLFKPLLPFMADMTVSQALAVSALVSTVVVSFSPTVTIAIVQETRARGSFTEFLMALVIIGDLFVMVAFALAAGVTKASFGGGLDVAELLGGVGWELFGSVGVGCVLAVAVLVYMRGVKRDLPLFLVGLSFAAAEGGARLHLSPLLVSLAAGALIANLDEHAGERIHHAIQQAGLPVFALFFAAAGAGLKLDALVTVGPVALLLVGLRGGAIWFSCRKLAPVDDPRLKSHLWMGLISQAGVTFGLAALVSRTFPTFGSQVEVLIVAMITAHELVGPVLTRRALAASGEIRTDEAAGTA, encoded by the coding sequence ATGAAGGGCGCCGTCATCCGGCTGGGGTTGCTGGTGGTGCTGCTGGCCATCATCAGCCGGGCGCAGGTGCTGCGCGCGGACGCGGGCACGCCGGTGACGCTGGCCGCGGGCGCGCTGCTGCTGTGCGGCCTGTTCGCGGGGAAGGTGGCCAAGGGACTGGGGCTGCCGCGGCTCACGGGCTACCTGTTGGTGGGCGTGGCGGTGGGCCCGTACGCGCTGGGCTTCATCCCCAACGCGGGCGTGAAGGGGCTGGAATTGGTGAAGGGGCTGGCGGTGAGCCTCATCGCGCTGGTGGCGGGCACGGAGCTGCGGCTGGGGCTCATCCGCCGGGTGGGCACGCGGGTGGCGCTCCTGTGCGCGGGCGTGTGCGGGCTGACCTTCGTGGTGTGCTTCGGGGCCACGTTCCTCTTCAAGCCGCTCCTGCCATTCATGGCGGACATGACGGTGTCGCAGGCGCTGGCCGTCAGCGCCCTGGTGTCCACGGTGGTGGTGTCCTTCTCGCCCACCGTCACCATCGCCATCGTTCAGGAGACGCGCGCGCGGGGCAGCTTCACCGAGTTCCTCATGGCGCTGGTCATCATCGGCGACCTGTTCGTCATGGTGGCCTTCGCGCTGGCGGCGGGCGTGACGAAGGCGAGCTTCGGCGGCGGGCTGGACGTGGCGGAGTTGCTGGGCGGGGTGGGGTGGGAGCTGTTCGGCTCGGTGGGCGTGGGGTGCGTGCTGGCGGTGGCGGTGCTCGTCTACATGCGAGGGGTGAAGCGGGACCTGCCGCTGTTCCTGGTGGGCCTGTCCTTCGCGGCGGCCGAGGGCGGCGCGCGGCTGCACCTGTCCCCGCTGCTGGTGTCCCTGGCGGCGGGGGCGCTCATCGCCAACCTGGACGAGCACGCGGGCGAGCGCATCCACCATGCGATTCAGCAGGCGGGCCTGCCGGTGTTCGCGCTCTTCTTCGCCGCGGCCGGCGCGGGGCTGAAGCTGGACGCGCTGGTGACGGTGGGTCCGGTGGCGCTGCTGCTGGTGGGCCTGCGCGGCGGGGCCATCTGGTTCTCGTGCCGCAAGCTCGCGCCCGTGGATGACCCGCGCCTCAAGAGCCACCTGTGGATGGGGCTCATCTCCCAGGCAGGCGTCACCTTCGGGCTGGCGGCGCTGGTGTCCCGCACGTTCCCCACGTTCGGGTCTCAGGTGGAGGTGCTCATCGTCGCGATGATTACCGCGCACGAGCTGGTGGGGCCGGTGCTGACGCGGCGGGCGCTGGCCGCCAGCGGGGAGATCCGCACGGACGAGGCGGCCGGAACGGCATAG
- the xerD gene encoding site-specific tyrosine recombinase XerD produces MEGLLDAFIAFIRAERGLSGKTVDAYAADITAYFEDLRARGLDDVTRAKQEDVSAHLSALGKRGVGKRSQARHLAALRGFHRFLVAERMADKDPTEDLDTPRSAKKLPSFLTLEEVEQLLAAPDERTSTGLRDKAMLEVLYATGLRVSELCGLGLNDIQLTAGYLVAKGKGAKERLVPLGRVAIEKVQAYLEASRPAVIGKRQSKALFVTPRGGGFTRQGFWKLLKRYALKAGIRKPLSPHKLRHSFATHLVERGADLRAVQQMLGHADLATTQIYTHVNSARLRSVYDEFHPRSDVFVPKPKKRKTAS; encoded by the coding sequence ATGGAAGGGTTGCTCGACGCGTTCATCGCCTTCATCCGCGCGGAGCGCGGGCTGTCCGGCAAGACGGTGGACGCCTACGCCGCGGACATCACCGCGTACTTCGAGGACCTGCGGGCGCGTGGCCTCGACGACGTGACGCGGGCGAAGCAGGAGGACGTGTCCGCGCACCTGTCCGCGCTGGGCAAGCGGGGCGTGGGCAAGCGCAGTCAGGCGCGTCACCTGGCCGCGCTGCGGGGCTTCCACCGCTTCCTCGTCGCCGAGCGCATGGCCGACAAGGACCCGACGGAGGACCTGGACACGCCGCGCTCGGCGAAGAAGCTGCCCTCGTTCCTCACGCTGGAGGAAGTGGAGCAACTGCTGGCCGCCCCTGACGAGCGCACGTCCACGGGCCTGCGAGACAAGGCGATGCTGGAGGTGCTGTATGCCACCGGCCTGCGCGTCAGCGAGCTGTGCGGCCTGGGGCTCAACGACATCCAGCTCACCGCGGGCTACCTCGTGGCGAAAGGCAAGGGCGCGAAGGAGCGTCTCGTCCCGTTGGGCCGCGTGGCCATCGAGAAGGTGCAGGCCTACCTGGAGGCGTCCCGGCCGGCCGTCATCGGGAAGCGGCAGTCGAAGGCGCTGTTCGTCACGCCTCGCGGTGGGGGCTTCACGCGACAGGGCTTCTGGAAGCTGCTCAAGCGCTACGCGCTGAAGGCGGGCATCCGCAAGCCGCTGTCACCGCACAAGCTGAGGCACTCGTTCGCCACGCACCTCGTGGAGCGGGGGGCCGACCTGCGCGCCGTGCAGCAGATGCTCGGCCATGCGGACCTCGCCACCACGCAGATCTACACCCACGTGAACAGCGCCCGCCTGCGCTCCGTGTACGACGAGTTCCACCCGCGCAGCGACGTGTTCGTCCCCAAGCCGAAGAAGCGGAAGACGGCGTCGTAG
- a CDS encoding general stress protein, translating to MSDKDNKGSMTVAEAGRKGGETVRNERGREFYETIGRKGGATVKAERGRSFYEEIGRKGGETVKAERGAKFYEEIGKKGGDRVKATRGPNFYEEIGRKGGQKVKKLIEEGKRAARAAMAAAPGGEGQAPQEGAAPVAPPPASEPTGQGQGNE from the coding sequence ATGTCGGACAAGGACAACAAGGGCAGCATGACGGTGGCCGAGGCAGGCCGTAAGGGCGGCGAGACTGTCCGCAACGAGCGAGGCCGGGAGTTCTACGAGACCATCGGCCGCAAGGGCGGCGCGACGGTGAAGGCCGAGCGGGGCCGTTCCTTCTACGAGGAGATTGGCCGCAAGGGCGGCGAGACGGTGAAGGCCGAGCGCGGCGCGAAGTTCTACGAGGAGATCGGCAAGAAGGGTGGTGACCGCGTCAAGGCCACCCGCGGGCCGAACTTCTACGAGGAGATCGGCCGCAAGGGCGGGCAGAAGGTGAAGAAGCTCATCGAAGAGGGCAAGCGCGCGGCTCGCGCCGCGATGGCTGCCGCCCCCGGCGGTGAGGGCCAGGCCCCGCAGGAAGGCGCGGCTCCCGTGGCGCCTCCTCCGGCTTCCGAGCCGACCGGTCAGGGCCAGGGCAACGAGTAG
- a CDS encoding L-threonylcarbamoyladenylate synthase — MAAPILEVDMEHPSPRHLQRAVEVLERGGLLAYPTDTYYGLGCDLSSKKGIERLYQLKGRDKKKPLSFLCPDLSDVARYAHVSNFAYRTMKGLTPGAFTFIMEATRLVPDLMMSKQKQVGIRVPDAPLVRELARLLGRPLVTTSATSTEGVPLTDAKDIKAELGHGLDLILDGGVTLNEPSTVISLIGDTLEILRQGKGRLGD; from the coding sequence ATGGCCGCACCCATCCTCGAGGTGGACATGGAGCACCCGTCGCCGCGCCACCTGCAGCGCGCGGTGGAGGTGCTCGAGCGCGGCGGGCTGCTGGCCTACCCCACGGACACGTATTACGGCCTGGGGTGTGACCTCAGCTCGAAGAAGGGCATCGAGCGGCTGTACCAGCTCAAGGGGCGCGACAAGAAGAAGCCGCTGTCCTTCCTGTGCCCGGACCTGTCGGACGTGGCGCGGTACGCGCACGTGAGCAACTTCGCGTACCGGACCATGAAGGGACTCACTCCGGGTGCGTTCACCTTCATCATGGAGGCGACGCGGCTGGTGCCGGATTTGATGATGTCCAAGCAGAAGCAGGTGGGCATCCGCGTGCCGGACGCTCCGTTGGTGCGCGAGCTGGCCCGGTTGCTGGGCCGCCCTCTGGTGACCACGTCCGCGACCAGCACGGAGGGTGTGCCGCTCACGGACGCGAAGGACATCAAGGCCGAGCTCGGACACGGCCTGGACCTCATCCTTGACGGGGGCGTCACACTCAACGAGCCCTCCACCGTGATTTCACTCATCGGCGATACGCTTGAAATCCTGAGGCAAGGCAAGGGTAGGCTAGGGGATTGA
- a CDS encoding VWD domain-containing protein translates to MGALLVASSLFALTAEAAPLKVVTMGLGTGTVTSSVSGTINCNESGGPDCDEPYGSVTVTLTATPGALSTFGGWDTDADGATTGPPSDCTGMALTCTLNMATAKSVRPVFNLTTPVPTITAADPTNITAAEIQTYLSLNPSVDTVARFVAALPAPFKYSPIMMTRSESLQTGTAEYPRILLSSINAKSVFSIGPMQHTAYPGSHPDVIEYMQWDAATKNFRFHEIILKPIPAMGAIPPRVRTVEVDDLKCSSCHSTRNVLNRSTLPGTDGLPVGIIKTKNKPNWDPYDSWGGMMPFNRDRLYQGSLDTAAYRKLYNPWTWRNNHAIRSLIEQLRLQPPLGGLPAADKITRFRGGAGDGTPQFSFDASAPITAEPAPVGSSPAVSSAYNFNNTPPSGPTSSIIRQGTFITLFHHSGFTAGEGRGVQLFDLLGGLDGTLNQQRVADEIASHRWATGNVFIDPRPVALAIAKNCLTIGSGAVTSPYGALTFDQTFFTSRHGGNNINAIRTDTDIREKSVPRRKVDIQKFNLDRNGDQYVVTSGPAVNGLVPQYGAATTAGTSASFPRLRSEVFRRIIDAGGADATNMGGLFVDREIYSQNTTPMALYRYLLEPLGISVDKWSMGVRGRSRTYAFADIFPTYNSALQTAIQANLTADPIPGLTSPYACASLIPYVNSTLASLPPANAVPTYTDVQRIFNKSCVECHGGLNYPPYSNYGTALNLAEDQSGLLVNPLTAPHADALARATTLTGPLYSRITATSEACPGGLMPCGGPALSQADIDTIRRWIVGGNPSTWGDPHLTTIDGVRYDFQSAGEFVLLRDPGMEIQARHMPVQTEGPVGPDAHTGLTSCVSIMTAVAVRVGNNRITYHLNPEWRDGLELRVNGKPVQLGTELLLAGGGRIVRTPSQGGIQIEGPGGTRIIITVDFWAYYQVYYMNVSVQQARATEGILGPIAQGNWLPTLSDGTQLGPRPTNLYDRYIQLYEKFEDSWRVTNATSLFDYLPGYSTDSYTIKEWPEYKADVCKVTKPPVGVPVKDALKSIPMEQAFEICHAVVNGDRRLQCAQDVAGTGDPIFAHTFVESETIEANNAPGIPGLVFPRDFAIASATMTFQWEGTFDKDQDTVLYRHCVWSVDEDFTFQTCESKPTRETARTVTLESGRDYLWKVIAEDGKGASSESVTWRVTAKQ, encoded by the coding sequence ATGGGCGCACTGCTCGTCGCGTCCTCGCTGTTCGCGCTCACCGCGGAGGCCGCCCCCCTCAAGGTCGTGACCATGGGACTCGGCACGGGCACGGTCACCTCGTCCGTGTCGGGCACCATCAACTGCAATGAATCCGGTGGCCCCGACTGTGACGAACCCTATGGGTCCGTCACCGTGACGCTCACCGCCACGCCCGGTGCGTTGTCCACCTTCGGTGGATGGGACACCGACGCCGATGGAGCCACCACCGGGCCCCCCTCGGACTGCACGGGCATGGCGCTGACCTGCACCCTGAACATGGCCACGGCGAAGTCGGTGAGGCCGGTCTTCAACCTCACGACCCCCGTCCCCACCATCACGGCCGCGGACCCGACCAACATCACGGCCGCCGAAATCCAGACGTACCTCTCCCTCAACCCCAGCGTCGACACCGTGGCCCGCTTCGTCGCCGCGCTGCCCGCCCCGTTCAAGTACAGCCCCATCATGATGACGCGCTCGGAGAGCCTGCAGACGGGCACCGCCGAGTACCCGCGCATCCTCCTGTCGAGCATCAACGCGAAGTCCGTCTTCTCCATCGGACCCATGCAGCACACCGCCTACCCGGGCTCGCATCCGGACGTCATCGAATACATGCAGTGGGACGCGGCCACGAAGAACTTCCGCTTCCACGAAATCATCCTGAAGCCCATCCCCGCGATGGGCGCCATCCCGCCGCGCGTGCGCACGGTCGAAGTGGATGACTTGAAGTGCTCGAGCTGCCACTCGACGCGGAACGTGCTCAACCGGTCGACCCTCCCGGGCACGGACGGCCTGCCCGTGGGTATCATCAAGACGAAGAACAAGCCCAACTGGGACCCCTATGACAGTTGGGGCGGCATGATGCCGTTCAACCGGGACCGGCTGTATCAGGGCTCGCTGGACACGGCCGCGTACCGCAAGCTCTACAACCCCTGGACGTGGCGCAACAACCACGCCATCCGCTCCCTGATCGAGCAGTTGCGCCTGCAGCCCCCGCTGGGCGGGTTGCCCGCCGCCGACAAGATCACCCGCTTCCGCGGTGGTGCGGGCGACGGCACGCCCCAGTTCTCGTTCGACGCGTCGGCTCCGATTACGGCCGAGCCGGCTCCGGTGGGCTCCAGCCCGGCGGTCTCCTCCGCGTACAACTTCAACAACACGCCCCCCTCGGGTCCGACCAGCTCCATCATCCGCCAGGGCACGTTCATCACGCTGTTCCACCACTCGGGATTCACCGCGGGCGAGGGACGCGGCGTCCAGCTGTTCGACCTGCTCGGCGGCCTCGACGGCACCCTCAACCAGCAGCGCGTCGCGGATGAGATCGCGAGCCACCGCTGGGCGACCGGCAACGTGTTCATCGACCCCCGGCCGGTGGCCCTGGCCATCGCGAAGAACTGCCTCACCATCGGCTCGGGAGCGGTCACCAGCCCCTACGGGGCCCTGACGTTCGATCAGACCTTCTTCACGTCGCGCCACGGCGGCAACAACATCAACGCCATCCGCACCGACACGGACATCCGCGAGAAGAGCGTGCCGCGCCGGAAGGTGGACATCCAGAAGTTCAACCTCGACCGGAACGGAGACCAGTACGTGGTCACGAGCGGGCCCGCGGTGAACGGTCTGGTCCCGCAGTACGGCGCCGCGACCACCGCGGGGACGAGTGCCTCGTTCCCCCGCCTGCGGAGCGAGGTGTTCCGCCGGATCATCGATGCCGGCGGCGCTGACGCGACGAACATGGGCGGCCTCTTCGTGGACCGTGAGATCTACAGCCAGAACACGACGCCCATGGCCCTGTACCGCTATCTCCTCGAGCCGCTCGGTATCTCGGTGGACAAGTGGTCCATGGGCGTGCGCGGCCGGTCGCGCACCTATGCCTTCGCCGACATCTTCCCAACGTACAACTCCGCCCTCCAGACTGCGATCCAGGCCAACCTGACCGCCGACCCCATCCCCGGCCTCACGTCGCCCTACGCCTGCGCCAGCCTGATTCCGTACGTGAACTCCACGCTGGCGTCGCTGCCTCCGGCGAACGCCGTGCCGACGTACACGGACGTGCAGCGCATCTTCAACAAGAGCTGCGTCGAGTGCCACGGCGGGCTCAACTATCCGCCGTACTCCAACTACGGGACGGCCCTGAACCTCGCCGAGGACCAGTCCGGCCTGCTCGTGAATCCGCTCACGGCGCCGCACGCCGATGCCCTGGCCCGGGCCACCACCCTGACGGGACCGCTGTACAGCCGCATCACGGCCACGTCGGAAGCCTGCCCGGGCGGCTTGATGCCGTGTGGCGGGCCCGCGCTGAGCCAGGCGGACATCGACACGATTCGCCGCTGGATCGTGGGTGGCAATCCCTCCACGTGGGGTGACCCGCACCTGACGACCATCGACGGCGTGCGCTACGACTTCCAGAGCGCGGGCGAGTTCGTGCTGCTGCGTGATCCGGGGATGGAGATCCAGGCGCGGCACATGCCCGTGCAGACCGAAGGCCCCGTGGGGCCGGACGCGCACACCGGGCTGACCTCGTGCGTGAGCATCATGACGGCGGTGGCGGTACGCGTTGGCAACAACCGAATCACCTACCACCTGAATCCCGAGTGGCGAGACGGGCTGGAGCTGCGCGTCAATGGCAAGCCCGTGCAGCTCGGCACGGAGCTCCTGCTCGCCGGCGGCGGGCGCATCGTCCGGACGCCCTCGCAGGGTGGCATCCAGATCGAAGGCCCGGGTGGGACGCGCATCATCATCACCGTCGATTTCTGGGCGTACTATCAGGTCTATTACATGAACGTCAGCGTGCAGCAGGCGCGCGCCACGGAGGGCATCCTCGGTCCCATCGCCCAGGGCAACTGGCTGCCGACGCTTTCCGACGGGACGCAGCTGGGGCCTCGCCCGACGAACCTGTACGATCGCTACATCCAGCTGTACGAGAAGTTCGAGGACTCCTGGCGGGTGACGAACGCCACGTCGCTGTTCGACTACCTGCCCGGGTACTCCACCGACTCGTACACGATCAAGGAATGGCCGGAGTACAAGGCGGACGTGTGCAAGGTCACCAAGCCGCCCGTCGGGGTTCCGGTCAAGGACGCGCTGAAGTCGATTCCGATGGAGCAGGCCTTCGAGATCTGCCACGCCGTCGTGAACGGAGACCGGCGCCTGCAGTGCGCGCAGGACGTGGCGGGGACGGGCGACCCGATCTTCGCGCACACGTTCGTGGAGTCCGAGACGATTGAAGCCAACAACGCGCCCGGCATTCCGGGGCTGGTGTTCCCGAGGGACTTTGCCATCGCCTCCGCGACGATGACCTTCCAGTGGGAGGGCACCTTCGACAAGGACCAGGACACCGTCCTCTACCGGCACTGCGTCTGGAGTGTGGATGAGGACTTCACCTTCCAGACGTGCGAGTCGAAGCCGACGCGCGAAACCGCCAGGACGGTGACGCTGGAGTCCGGCAGGGACTACCTCTGGAAGGTCATCGCCGAGGACGGGAAGGGTGCCAGCTCCGAGAGCGTGACGTGGCGTGTGACGGCGAAGCAGTAG
- a CDS encoding RNA polymerase sigma factor, whose translation MRPASPDPRNEHLLRELAPQVLGVVIRRFRDFAASEDAVQEALLAAATQWPRDGVPDDPRAWLIQVAARRITDHVRAEAARRRREEFVVSLVPPELQLVFGADSDEAAGRDDTIVLLFMCCHPALTSASAIALTLRAVGGLTTAEIAKAFLVPEATMAQRISRAKQSIKTSGVPFQLPTPEETAQRLGAVLHVLYLIFNEGYTTSSGPELQRTDLSSEAIRITRMLHSRLPDDGDVMGLLALMLLTDARSAARTAPDGMPIPLPEQDRGLWNPEAIAEGIALVTAALSKGSTGEYPLQAAIAAVHDEAARAEDTDWPQILALYEVLMGMSDNPMVALNHAVATAMVHGPQAGLALLKALDADGRLAGHHRLDAVRAHLLERAGETEAAIANYRKAAGRTTSIPERNYLITQAARLSDAGA comes from the coding sequence GTGAGGCCCGCGTCACCCGACCCCCGGAACGAGCACCTGCTGCGCGAGCTGGCGCCGCAGGTGCTCGGCGTGGTCATCCGCCGGTTCCGTGACTTCGCGGCGTCGGAGGACGCGGTCCAGGAGGCCCTGCTCGCGGCGGCCACGCAGTGGCCTCGCGACGGCGTGCCGGATGACCCGCGCGCGTGGCTGATTCAAGTCGCTGCGCGGCGCATCACCGACCACGTCCGGGCCGAGGCGGCGCGTCGCCGCCGCGAGGAGTTCGTGGTCAGCCTGGTGCCACCGGAGCTGCAGTTGGTGTTCGGCGCCGACAGCGACGAGGCGGCGGGGCGGGACGACACGATCGTCCTGCTGTTCATGTGCTGCCATCCCGCGCTCACGTCGGCGTCCGCCATCGCGCTCACGTTGCGCGCGGTGGGCGGCCTGACGACGGCCGAGATTGCCAAGGCGTTCCTCGTGCCCGAGGCGACGATGGCGCAGCGGATCAGCCGGGCGAAGCAGAGCATCAAGACGTCCGGCGTCCCGTTCCAGTTGCCCACGCCTGAGGAGACCGCGCAGCGGCTCGGCGCGGTGCTGCACGTGCTCTACCTCATCTTCAACGAGGGCTACACGACGAGCTCCGGCCCCGAGCTGCAGCGCACGGACCTGTCCAGCGAGGCGATCCGCATCACGCGCATGCTGCATTCCCGTCTGCCCGACGATGGCGATGTCATGGGCCTGCTCGCGCTGATGCTCCTGACGGATGCCCGGAGCGCGGCTCGGACCGCGCCGGACGGGATGCCCATTCCACTCCCCGAGCAGGACCGGGGCCTGTGGAACCCGGAGGCCATCGCCGAGGGCATCGCGCTCGTCACCGCGGCGCTGTCGAAGGGCTCGACGGGGGAGTACCCATTGCAGGCCGCGATTGCCGCCGTGCACGACGAGGCGGCGCGCGCCGAGGACACGGACTGGCCGCAGATCCTGGCGCTGTACGAGGTGCTGATGGGGATGTCCGACAACCCCATGGTGGCGCTCAACCACGCCGTCGCCACGGCGATGGTGCACGGGCCGCAAGCAGGGCTTGCATTGCTGAAGGCGCTCGACGCCGACGGGCGCCTGGCGGGGCATCACCGGCTCGATGCCGTTCGCGCACACCTGCTGGAGCGGGCAGGGGAGACGGAGGCGGCCATCGCGAACTACCGCAAGGCGGCTGGCCGGACGACGAGCATTCCGGAGCGCAACTACCTCATCACGCAGGCGGCGCGGCTGAGCGACGCGGGGGCGTAG
- a CDS encoding cation:proton antiporter, whose protein sequence is MQALLVLLSIAALSLLASSRVLDPGRFPALARLAASGFLFLLMGVLLGPSVVGLLTPGNLEGLRPVMALGLGIAGVILGLNLEPRLLRLLPRPVYSAALAHAGTAFFFVALPLVAPLLFAFNLSPQAAVGAAALLGAAASLSSGHFAVLAYRAGRMDRARGLGVALLTMLDDAVGMGVLALALVLGAASNLGEGLGLVCLAVLLGVLCGALLAFLTHSLKDLAELTTVTLGGVALVAGAAAYLRVSALLAGVACGATLALVGGRTAERVSRALARVERPAFLVLVFLVGCGVHARDWGAWALVPGFVGLRFLGKVLGGRLAQRLAGSALELPPRLGYALIAQGGLALCLVAEYGMLVPGGLSQRVLDVVVVGAVVNELLAGQAFRQVLGPTQVPARAQPGVEVAT, encoded by the coding sequence GTGCAAGCGCTGCTCGTCCTCCTCTCCATCGCGGCGCTGTCGCTGCTCGCCTCCAGCCGCGTGCTGGACCCCGGGCGCTTCCCGGCGCTGGCGAGGCTGGCGGCCAGCGGCTTCCTCTTCCTGCTCATGGGCGTCCTCCTCGGCCCGTCCGTGGTGGGGCTGCTCACCCCGGGCAACCTGGAGGGCCTGCGCCCGGTGATGGCGCTCGGCCTGGGCATCGCGGGCGTCATCCTCGGGCTCAACCTGGAGCCCCGGCTGCTGCGGCTGTTGCCCCGGCCGGTGTACTCGGCGGCGCTCGCGCACGCGGGCACGGCCTTCTTCTTCGTGGCGCTGCCGCTGGTGGCGCCGCTGCTCTTCGCCTTCAACCTGTCCCCGCAGGCGGCGGTGGGGGCGGCGGCGCTCCTGGGCGCCGCGGCGAGCCTGTCCTCCGGCCACTTCGCGGTGCTGGCGTACCGCGCCGGGCGGATGGACCGCGCGCGCGGGCTGGGCGTGGCGCTGCTGACCATGCTGGACGACGCGGTGGGCATGGGCGTGCTGGCGCTGGCGCTGGTGCTGGGCGCGGCGAGCAACCTCGGCGAGGGCCTGGGACTGGTGTGCCTGGCGGTGCTGCTGGGCGTGCTGTGCGGGGCGCTGCTGGCCTTCCTCACGCACTCACTCAAGGACCTGGCGGAGCTCACCACGGTGACGCTGGGCGGGGTGGCGCTGGTGGCGGGCGCGGCGGCGTACCTGCGCGTGTCCGCGCTGCTGGCGGGGGTGGCGTGCGGTGCCACGCTGGCGCTGGTGGGCGGGCGCACGGCGGAGCGGGTGTCGCGCGCGCTGGCCCGGGTGGAGCGGCCCGCGTTCCTGGTGCTGGTGTTCCTGGTGGGCTGCGGGGTGCACGCGCGGGACTGGGGCGCGTGGGCGCTGGTGCCGGGCTTCGTGGGGCTGCGCTTCCTGGGCAAGGTGCTGGGCGGGAGGCTGGCGCAGCGGCTCGCGGGGAGCGCGCTGGAGCTGCCCCCGCGGCTGGGCTACGCGCTGATTGCGCAGGGCGGCCTGGCGCTGTGCCTCGTCGCCGAGTACGGGATGCTGGTGCCGGGCGGGCTGTCGCAGCGCGTGCTGGACGTGGTGGTGGTGGGCGCGGTGGTGAACGAGCTGCTCGCCGGCCAGGCCTTCCGCCAGGTGCTGGGCCCCACGCAGGTGCCCGCGCGGGCACAGCCGGGCGTGGAGGTGGCGACATGA